In Plasmodium vivax chromosome 14, whole genome shotgun sequence, the genomic window GATGTGGTCGTTACGGAGAAGGGGGTATCCGATTTGGCACAACATTTTCTTgtgaaaagaaatataagcGTTATTCGCAGGGTGAGGAAGACCGACTTGAACAGACTTGAACGGATCAGCGGGGCTACCATTGTGAGTAGATGCGATGAAATTGTGGAGAGTGACATCGGAACCAAGTGTGGTCTCTTTGATGTGAAGAAGATTGGGGATGACTACTACGCCCACTTTGTAGAGTGCGAAAATCCACGGGCGTGCACCATCCTTCTGAGGGGATCCACAAAAGATGTGCTGAACGAAGTCGAGAGGAACCTCCACGACGGAATGAACGTTGCGAAGAATATCATTATGGAGGGCAAGCTGCTCTATGGGGGGGGGTGCACCGAGATGAGGGTAGGTCAGCACCTTATCAGCCAGGCCAACCAGTATGATGACTCCCGGAAGAGCATCATGGAGGCCGTGGGGTCGGCCCTGGAGATCATCCCCAAAATTTTGGCCCAGAACAGCGGGGCGAATGTGGTGAAGACCATCAACGAGCTGAGGATAAGGCACGAAAcccccgggggggagaagttcGGGGTGAACGGCGTCACCGGGGAGATCATCGACGTGTCCACGGAGAACATCTGGGACCTGCTCGCTGTGAAGAAGCAGATCTACAAGAGCGCCATCGAGGCCGCCGCCATGATCCTGCGCATCGACGACGTGGTCAGCGGCATCGGCAAGGAGGACAAGCTGCAGAAGCCCGTGCAGGGCGAGTTCGACTAGGAAAGCAGCAcggtaaagcggtaaagcggtagCGCTGAAGAGCGGAAGCACAGAGGAGCGGTAGCTTCTGCACGCTTCACCACTTCCACCCGTCCACCCCTGCACGCTTCACAACTTCCACGCgagaaaggaacaaaaaaaaagcaactaaGCGGATGAGCGCGGGTGCACAGAAGAGGGGCCACGACGCTGCAAATCTTGCTGCAAACCTTGCTGCAAACCTTGCTGCTAACCTCGCCGCTAACCTCGCCGCTAACCTCACCCCGCCGCTGATCCCGCCGCTGACCCCGCCGCCAACCTCGCCAGGAGGGCGGTGAGCGCGTTGAAGCAGGGCGCGTTGAGGCGCGTGTCGCCGCCGAAGGGCAGGCGGATGTCCAGCCGCGTGCAGGCGTCGATCACCCGGTCCACAGTGATCCCGTACTCCTCGCTCAGCATGAAAATGGTCTCCGGAGAGTAAAAGTGAATCACATCTACAGGGTCAGCCATGTTGCTATACTCAATCAGAGTCACTATGTCCTTCGTCGTGAGGTACCTCCGGATCAATTCATTCGTTTGGACAAACTTATAAACAATAAAATCCCTGTTGATTGAATTGCCACGGAGCATAAGCTCATATTGGTTCTTTTGCAAAGACGCCACCTCGtccttcctccttctcctgtACCTGTTTATGTTCTGCGTGCTTTGGCTGGACACTTTGCAAATGAAGTCCCCGATGAAGTCCAGGGGTAGGCTGTGCTTGCGGTGGAACTCCTCAACCGTTTCTTGCAGCCCCCCGAATTGCAGGACCTCCCGTCGGTGCAGCTCCTCCGTCTGTTCTGTCTGCTCCTCGGCCGATGCGGATGCGGGGTGGTCTTCACTTTCGAGGGGAACCACCCGGTCGGGCTGCCTCTCGTCTCCCTCCAGGGTGAAGCTCTTCCGGAGCTTCTCCGCCATGGATATCTGCTCGCTGATGTTGCAGTCGTTGACGATGGGCACCTTGGCGAGGTCTTCATCCGTCTGCtccgcttcctccgcttcctccATCTGCTGCTGCCCATCCGCCAGCCCGGCGAACCCCTCCGTGGTGTCGATGCGCAGGTAGTCCACCGGGTCGTTGACGAAGCTGGTGATCTCCATGGCGGCGTCCAGCTGCTTAATTTTGGACTCCGTGTCTCCGCAGCGCTCATGTTCCTTAAACTGCTTTAGCTGCTCCTTCAGTTTGTCCAGCCGTATGTGGGAGAGCACGTGCCTCTCGGGGTCCTTCAGGATGCTCCGAATGTCATAGTGGTGGTTCTTCCGTACCCGCATGACGTCTTGCAGTCTCATTTTGATTTCTTTAACCGAGCCGAAGGTGGGGTAGCCCCTCTTGCGCAGCTCGTCCCGCACTTGCGCCTCGCTCATTTCCTCGatgtcctccttttttatgtccaCGAATTGGGAGGGCACCCGGTTGAAGAGGAGTTTCCGGTCGATCAGTTCGCGGGGGGAGAGcggcggggttagcggcggggttagcggcgggtGGCCGGGGCCTCCATCATGGTTAGAGGTGCTCTCACCGCTGACCTGCCCGCTCTCCCCGCCGCTCTCCCCGCCGCTctccccgccgctaaccctATTGTAGTACTTTAAATTCTCGACGTGCTCGTCCCGCTCGATGACGTTATCTCGCCTGCCCCGCTCGTAGAGCTGCAGGAAGGCCTTCTCCTGTCCCCTGAGCTCCTTCACCACGGGGTTGTCTCTCATCAACCGGTCGAATGCCGCGTCTATTAGTTTTCTCTCCTCTCCCGATTCGCCCTCCGTACTCTCCAGGTTCTTCATCATGTCTAGGTCCTTCGCGGAGAACTTAAAGTTGAATCGGTCCACTCCGCTGTAGTCCCCCCTGGAGAGCTGCTTCAAAATTTCTCtgttctccttttcctcctcctcctggaGCAGTGCATCCTGGGGGGGGTCACCCGTGCCGCCACCCATAGCGCCGCTTTCTCTAGTGCCACCATCAGAGGTACTACCATCAGGGGTGCCACTTTCTCTAGTACCACCACCCGTAGCGCCGCTTTCCCTAGTACCACCACCCGTAGCGCCGCTTTCCCTAGTACCACCACCCGTAGCGCCGCTTTCCCTAGTACCACCACCCGTAGCGCCGCTTTCTCTTGTGCCACCATCCGCGGCCCCGACCGACTGCGTAAACACGTGCATGTAGTCGCGGATCTTCTTCTCCACGGCGTCGTTGGGGGTGAAGGACCTCTCGATCTCCCTCTTCATCTTCGCCAGGTTCAACCGACGCGAGCTGTTAATGACTCTCTCGTTTAACTCGTACGTGTCTTTCTTCTCGTTCCCTTCATActcactcatttttttgcgcccacTCTCTTTTAGCAGCTCCACCAACCGGTTGTACTCCTCcagcattttttctttgtccAGGCCAGCcagctgctcctccttcaccgcCTCTGCTTTCTTCGCATAGGAGCTGGCAATGTTGGCCAGGTGGGCATCATACTCTGGGGTGTCCGCATCATACTCAGCAGTGTCCGCATCATACTCAGCAGTGTCCGCATCATACTCAGCAGTGTCCGCATCATACTCAGCAGTGTCCGCATCATACCCCGGGGTGTCCGCGTCCACCACGTCTTCATTTCTGCCGGGGCTGCTCCCCTCATCGGTTGgactgcttctccccccctttgactccgctttttttttcctcttcttcttcctcctcctcctcctctcttCTTGCTCATCCTCCACGTCATCCCCGTCGTCGTGCCCAGGGGAGCTGGGGAACAGGGCCTCGCAGGCGGGTTGCAGTTCCCTGTTGGGTTCGCCTTTGCCCAGGTGGTCCGCTTCGTCTCCTTCATCTGGGAAACCTCCACCGTCTTCGCCACTCCCACCCGATTGGCTGCTTCCCCCATCTGAGGGGTCTTGGAAATCCTGTCTGAGcatgcacagggggggacTCATCCTGAGTCCGTCCGCACCCTCCTTCTGTGGAGCACTCACCATAATTAACATGTTGacatctctttttttcttcgaaaggataaatttctttttcttcctctttatcATCGTAATCTGTTTGAGGTGGACGCTGTTGGCCGTGTTCTGCTTCTCCAGGGAGGAGATGTAGCCAAACGCTTTACCATGCAGGGGGTCCTTCATCGTCACGCCACCACAGCTCTTGATTAGCGCATGCAGTAGGGTAAACGCCGTGCAGTGGAGAAGGGCCAAGCCAATGTGCcgcctcttcattttgcttagGGGGGTCAGCCAGGAGTGGAGGTCCTGGCATCTCCTCCATTCTTCGCGGTTCCGTCGGGGTGGGGGTCGCTCCTATGACATGCTGCGCCAGCTTGAGCATCAGCCAGGAGAAGTACTCACGAAGCAAGCGGCATACACTCAGCAGGGGAATACACAGCGGGGGAAACACGCAGCGGGTTCTTCTCCGCGGGGTCTCCACAACCTGCTACACCTCAGCCAGTCGGCGCCGCAGCCACTCAGCCGATCGCTTTGCTTATCcgttttgtttattttgcttatttattttgctttgcctttttctgcttttttttttttttttttttttttttgacccccACTTGAGCGAGCGCGAAACGACCGAGCTGCGAATTGGCCTCTACCCACCCGTTGCAGGTGTACATACGCGAGGAGCTGCTGCATGGCTGGAGATAAACCACCCCTTTGTCAACACAAACGGGTCAGTTGATGGAAAACCGATCGGTAAAATCTCCACGCAGAAGAGCAAAACGACAGAGTAAAATTTCAACCGacttttctcccctccccccccaaaagtgctccaaaatgaagaaggccGCCTTCTTCTCTACACTTAAATACGTTCGgatcccctcccccctgacCGTCAACAGGAACATGAGACGGGTGAGCCACACGAAGGGGGAGCGTCGAGCGGAGCGCCGCAAGGTGCGCCGTGACCGCGTTGCGAAAGTTCCCAGTGGGGCGGCAAAACGGCTGACCCCACAAGAGTGAGCGCATGGGAGCACACCTGTGTAGGCATGGATGGGTGTACCCCCCTCTCAAGCTCACCACCCCTCTCACGCGCACCACCCCTTGTCTCACTTCCACCCCAGTTTAACATGGCCGAAAACGACCGGAAgatcttcttctccttcaacCTGTTTTCCGTCTTCCTGTTCACCCTGCCAGTGGTTTACCTGACCAAGGTGAGCCAACATGCcaacagctagccaaaaatcGGGAGCACCTGCACAGCTCGATATATGGCCACCCACCAGAGGAGAAGCAATTACACAGTGGAGGGCACATGCCACAGATAGGGACAATCAgacaatttgttttttcccccttggtgTAGACGAAGTGTGCATTTCGCTGCTCTACAGTTGGGGAAGCGGCTagtttggttttttttttttttttttttttttttttttattattttatttttttttttttttttttttccccgttcaGGCGAATTACCAAATGTGCGAAGAGAACGAAATGGTTTACAACAAGTTATGTGGCTCTCGGGCGAACGTCACGAGGGGCCTTTTTTCGAGTTAGAAGGGGGACACCTCCCCAGGAGGTTAGCAGCGGGGGAGCAACTTCACCACGTCAACGCGAAACCCTTTGCgtggctccctttttttttttttttttttttccactcgtGCGGCAGGCCGCTCCACCCATGAGACTTCGCCTGCTCATTAAGTGAAACACCCAACGTGCAAAACGTGCAGAAAGCGCAAAACACGCTGTGATCGAACGAAATGGGAAAGGGGGAGGATAAAGGGGACGCACGGGGAGGTGTCTTCTCCCCCGCGGGGGAAAGCCAACCGGGGAAGACAGCGGTGAAAGGAATTGGACGCACAGCTGCGAAAGTGCCTGGAGGAACAGCGGCTggggggaagaccccccTCCGTGCGCTGCCCTGCCTCCTAATCCCCCTATCGGTGAGCTTCCCCCTGTTGGGAAAATTCCTCCTGCTCGTTCTTTTGTCTCAGTGGCTAAAACACGCAGTAGGCAACGTGCTGATGAGCTTCCTCCaccgaaaaaatgaagaagcatTTGAGCAACTCATtcagctgcttctcctcgAAATGCGCcagagaggaggaagaaagggAACCAACCAATCGATGCGTCCAATCGTTGACCACGTATACAGCAACATACAAGGGATAATGAAACGCCTCACCTGTgtgtgcttcttcccttATGGATCCCCCAGCAGTGGGCTGTTCCTTCCCGAGGATATGAATGAAACGGCTGAGCTTGTGTCCACTCCCAGGAGGGTGAGTAACCTGTGGGTCTTGCGGGGGGCTTACCTCCATTTGGTTGGTGGGCTCCTTAACCACCCGGAGAGGCCGCCTAACCACCCGGGGAGGCCGCCTAACCACCCGGGGAGGCCGCCTAACCACCCGGAGAGGCCGCCTAACCACCCGGAGAGGCCGCCTAACCACCAAGCCAATCAAACTCTCTACAAAAACATACGCCACCTGTACAGGGTGAAATACGAAAGGGATTACCAAGTGATGACGCGCGGGGAGtgcttttcccctcttcatcgtttttataaaattgccGAGCACACAGGAAGGAAAGCTCTCTCCTGTCTCCACCTCCTACTCTTGACCTCCTTGTCTATCTACTGCTTGTGTAGAAGCCTCCTCATTTTGACGCAGCACATACGTGCCctggaaaggaagaagctgcaCGAGCGGCGCTGCCAGGGGGGGGCTGCCTCAGACGAGCTGTTTCGCCTCCTCGTCGAATCGGTGGCCCACATGGGTCAGGGCCTggcgggggaggaagcgaagAACCACCACGAAGCGGACCACCCAGATGGTGAAGACCACCACGATGCTGCGGACCACCACCACATCTACGACGAGCTGCAAACCAAGCTGCGCCTCTGCCTGAGCATGATCAACCGAATCAAAGGAGAACGCCCCAGGGGTGCATCTAAAAAGTTGGTGAATCAGAACGAAAGGCAAGCAAGGGAAGCGTCTAGCAGCGGCGTGTCTAGGAGTGACGTGTCTATGCGGGACTTCCCTGTGCCTACGGGTGAGCCACCCACGCAGAAGGCAGTGTACGAGGCGAAGGCGGTgtgccaaacggggggagaaacgcCAAGTGGTGAACCCACCTCGCAAAGGAAGCAACGAGGGGGTGGCTGCTTACCGTATGCCATCTACTTGTATGAGCGTAGAACCGGTGAGGAGGccatgcaggggggggggaagcgaaaaggggggggtaccTCCGTTGAAGGCACCTCGGCGGGGCACTCCCCCCAAGAGGGGTACTCCTCCCGAGAGGggcaaaaagaggaagggcGCACAGAGAGGAACTACACCAATGGGCCAATAAACCCTCACATTGCATCGTCTGGGACGGCTAAGGAAACGCTTAAGAGAcacaccaaaggggggtcTTCTCCCCACCCCAGTGACGACCCACGTGAAAGGGAAGCCCCCTCAAATTTAAATAGAAACGATTTAATTAAAGAACTGAAAGGGGCGTTTGCAACGAAAAGGCGGTACGTGTATTTGAGTAAAAGGCTCTGCTTTGATGAATCCCTGGGGGACTTCGTGATGAGGGACGTCTCGTCGGAGGGAAGGGGGGCGAGCGGCGAAGGTGCGAGCGAAGGAGCTAGCGAAGGTGCTAGCGAAGGCGCTCGAGCAGACACTAGTGAAGGTACTCGAGCAGACGCTAGCGAAGGTGCGAGCGAAGGTACTCAAGAAGACGCTCGAGCAGACACTAGTGAAGGTGCTAGCGAAGGTACTCCCGAAGACACTAGTGAAGACACTCCCGAGGGGGACTGCCTGAGGCCCATGGCCGACGTGCCCGCCTTCCGGCAGAACATCGCGGCCGCCCTCGCGCGCGAGGTGTGCAAACAAGGGCGCAGCGGAATAAAATTGCGAAGCGAGCAACTGGCAGGTTAAAGAAGCCGCCTCGAAGGTCAGCGGCGAGATTGGAAGCACCGCAAAGGCGAAGGCTCACTCCAGGGGAACCACTCTCCCCTTTCCACTCACTACGTTGAAGAACTCCAGAGCGTAGGAACCATCCCTGTGGTCGCGTCTCTGCAAATGGGGTGATGGGtacaaataaatttgttaCAAGTGAGGGGTGCATTGCCACGCGGGCGATGGCCGCTCTGCTGGGGTGGTGCGCCCTTTGTTTGCTCTCCCCACCAGAAGCAGCAGGGTGTCCAAGTGGCCCAGAGGACTGCAGGCATGGGTGCTGTAGGTCGGGTCGTTCCTGCGGGtgcaaggggggaggagaagaaaaaggagaggaagatgaagaagaggaagaggaagaaaaaggagaagaggaagaggaagatgaagaagaggaagaggaagaaaaaggagaagaggaagaggaagaaaacggagaggaagatgaagaatgACGACTGCCAATCGGCACGCACTGCACACAGAAGCAAGTAGGTGGGTTGACTCATGCAGGCATTTCTTTCTaccctttttgtttcctttttttctcgcgCGGAGGGGCCGCTGCCCACGCGGGGCGCGTCTTACGTGGAGTCCGGCGGGGGCGAGGGGCGCCCCTCCCCGCGGCACAGGGTCatggcctcccccccgttcCTCAGGCTGTAGTAGAGGCACTCCCGCTGCACGCCTTCGAAGCCGCTCCCCGTCCACTCGCGCAGAACGCACACATCGGGGAAGAGAGATTTGCTCATGCGGCTGCTCATGCTGTTGATTCCGCTTCTAATGCGGCTGCTACCGCTGACCCCCGTGACTGGCTCCCTGCCTGCGCGGGCGTATTTTCTAATCGTCGCTTGGATCGACGGGCGCAGCGTCACGAAACTCTTGTGGTACTCCTGCTTGTAAAAGTGGCTGATGTTCATGCTGAAGACTCCGTAGTAGCtacacgggggggggaggcccccGGTTGCCCCTTCCCCGGTTGCTCCCTCCCCGGTTGCTCCTTCCTCGGTTGCTCCTTCCTCGGTTGCTCCTTCCTCGGTTGCTCCTTCCTCGGTTGCTTTCTCCCCCGTTGCCCCTTCCCACGCTGCTCCCTCCCCCGCTGAGCGCCTCCTCACTGCCAACTTCCTAACCCCCCAGGGGCCGTGGCGAAAGAGCTCCCCGGAGGAGCCCCCCCGCTCTCCATTCGTCAGCAGGTATATTTCTCCCCGCGGGGAAAATGCATAGAGGGAGCACTGGCGAGGCGGTTCCTGCGGGGTGGCTTCGTCGGgctgcttcttcacttcgtcAAGGGGACCTGCCAAGTGTGCAGACGTGTCAGAAtcgcctgacccgttcaggcaaatcTGTGTATTACTCCGCTCCTCAATATTACTCCCCTCCTCAATATTactccgcttctccccccgccCAAACAACTCATCCACAACCAAGCGGTGCTTCAAATCGGGCGACAGCCTCCCCAGGTGCTCCTCACACACGTGGCTAAAAACCTCAAAGCAGATGAGGCTGAAGGCCACTCGCAAGAACCTTCGCTCATACTCGCGCAGGCACACGTCTGATGAGCCCAAACTGTAATGATGTATTTGCACGAGGCTCAGTAGACACGCTCCGTGGATGACTACAAGGGAATTGCTAATTGGGGATATTTGCAATGTGCTGAGGTAGCTCTccacgtgtttttttttttcttcgttttgaTCCCCTGGGCACCTCCTCCCCACTGCTACCGGTTCGGTAGCACCGGCGAGGGAGTCTCCACCAGTTTGCAAAAGGAACTTCCAAAACTGCGCACTCTCAATAACGCTGGTGATTCGAATTTTGGTTGTGTAATTGTAGGTCGGCTTGGAGCAGCAGTTCACGAGGGTAACCAAGAGGTAATGCTCCCGTCCTCTCTGCTCATAGGAGAGACAGACGAAGTGGCTGAGACTCGTGGGGAGGAAGGCGACCTTCAGAATTTTAAAGGAGGGGTTTGCGCACACCTCCTGCTCGATGTACTCCTCTTTGTGTATTCGCCTCAGCAGGGCGCACTCCCCTGGGTTGTTTCGTGCCGTTCGCCCGTCCACCACTTCGGCTCCCCCGTCCACCACTTCGGCCCCCCCGTCCACCACTTCGGTTCCCCTGTCCACCACTTCGGCCCCCCCGTCCACCACTTCGGTTCCCCTGTCCACCACTTCGGCCCCCCCTGCTACCTTCCCCAGCGAGCTCAGCACGTACACATCTTTGTACATGTGCatgaacatgttcaggtTATCTTCGCTGAAGAGATCGCCTGGTTGGCTTTCCCCCGCCGTGGCTCCCATTGTTGACGCCCCACCCGAGGGGCCTCCAAACCTCCTGCTCCGGTGCAGCTGCGGCAGGTATGTGCTCGGGATATCCCCGCTGCCCCTCTTCATCAAATGGATCTTCCTTCTTAGGAACCTCTTAATGGAGTCCAACGTTGGGTAGCTGAAGATACGTACGGATAAATCGCCCTCCACCGCTATGAATATGTTTTTGTAGAGGGGGTGTTGGCCTATGCAGTGTATGGGGAGAGGCATGTAAGTGTCTGTCCCGAGCTGTGCAGGGGGAGGGTCCCCTCCACAAGGAAGAAGCCTCTTCCTCAGCGTGACGGCGCCAAAATCGGGGAGGTACTGTTTGCACACCCGCTCAAAGGCGTAAGCGACGCGGTACAGGTGCACCTGCTTCTCTCGGAACACCACCACCCAGTCGATGCTGCTGTACacgtggtggtggtggtccGGGGTGGCCACGAATATTTCCGCCGCGGTGTGGCTCAGCCCGTTGGCGGTTGTCCcatcgcagggggggggtgacCCCTTCTGCACTAGGCCCCCCGCAACACCCACTTGGGTGCCCTCTTTAGTTCCTTCTTCAACACCCACTTGGGCGTCCTCTTTAGTTCCTTCCTCAACACCCACTTGGGTGCCCTCTTTAGTTCCTTCTTCAACACCCACTTGGGCGTCCTCTTTAGTTCCTTCCTCAACACCCACTTGggttccccccttggggcgct contains:
- a CDS encoding hypothetical protein, conserved (encoded by transcript PVX_124105A; Apicoplast targeted protein. Curated by Stuart Ralph, Walter and Eliza Hall Institute of Medical Research, Australia.), encoding MKRRHIGLALLHCTAFTLLHALIKSCGGVTMKDPLHGKAFGYISSLEKQNTANSVHLKQITMIKRKKKKFILSKKKRDVNMLIMVSAPQKEGADGLRMSPPLCMLRQDFQDPSDGGSSQSGGSGEDGGGFPDEGDEADHLGKGEPNRELQPACEALFPSSPGHDDGDDVEDEQEERRRRRKKKRKKKAESKGGRSSPTDEGSSPGRNEDVVDADTPGYDADTAEYDADTAEYDADTAEYDADTAEYDADTPEYDAHLANIASSYAKKAEAVKEEQLAGLDKEKMLEEYNRLVELLKESGRKKMSEYEGNEKKDTYELNERVINSSRRLNLAKMKREIERSFTPNDAVEKKIRDYMHVFTQSVGAADGGTRESGATGGGTRESGATGGGTRESGATGGGTRESGATGGGTRESGTPDGSTSDGGTRESGAMGGGTGDPPQDALLQEEEEKENREILKQLSRGDYSGVDRFNFKFSAKDLDMMKNLESTEGESGEERKLIDAAFDRLMRDNPVVKELRGQEKAFLQLYERGRRDNVIERDEHVENLKYYNRVSGGESGGESGGESGQEDIEEMSEAQVRDELRKRGYPTFGSVKEIKMRLQDVMRVRKNHHYDIRSILKDPERHVLSHIRLDKLKEQLKQFKEHERCGDTESKIKQLDAAMEITSFVNDPVDYLRIDTTEGFAGLADGQQQMEEAEEAEQTDEDLAKVPIVNDCNISEQISMAEKLRKSFTLEGDERQPDRVVPLESEDHPASASAEEQTEQTEELHRREVLQFGGLQETVEEFHRKHSLPLDFIGDFICKVSSQSTQNINRYRRRRKDEVASLQKNQYELMLRGNSINRDFIVYKFVQTNELIRRYLTTKDIVTLIEYSNMADPVDVIHFYSPETIFMLSEEYGITVDRVIDACTRLDIRLPFGGDTRLNAPCFNALTALLARLAAGSAAGSAAG
- a CDS encoding hypothetical protein (encoded by transcript PVX_124110A); amino-acid sequence: MENRSVKSPRRRAKRQSKISTDFSPLPPQKCSKMKKAAFFSTLKYVRIPSPLTVNRNMRRFNMAENDRKIFFSFNLFSVFLFTLPVVYLTKANYQMCEENEMVYNKLCGSRANVTRGLFSS
- a CDS encoding hypothetical protein, conserved (encoded by transcript PVX_124115A); its protein translation is MRQRGGRKGTNQSMRPIVDHVYSNIQGIMKRLTCVCFFPYGSPSSGLFLPEDMNETAELVSTPRRVSNLWVLRGAYLHLVGGLLNHPERPPNHPGRPPNHPGRPPNHPERPPNHPERPPNHQANQTLYKNIRHLYRVKYERDYQVMTRGECFSPLHRFYKIAEHTGRKALSCLHLLLLTSLSIYCLCRSLLILTQHIRALERKKLHERRCQGGAASDELFRLLVESVAHMGQGLAGEEAKNHHEADHPDGEDHHDAADHHHIYDELQTKLRLCLSMINRIKGERPRGASKKLVNQNERQAREASSSGVSRSDVSMRDFPVPTGEPPTQKAVYEAKAVCQTGGETPSGEPTSQRKQRGGGCLPYAIYLYERRTGEEAMQGGGKRKGGGTSVEGTSAGHSPQEGYSSREGQKEEGRTERNYTNGPINPHIASSGTAKETLKRHTKGGSSPHPSDDPREREAPSNLNRNDLIKELKGAFATKRRYVYLSKRLCFDESLGDFVMRDVSSEGRGASGEGASEGASEGASEGARADTSEGTRADASEGASEGTQEDARADTSEGASEGTPEDTSEDTPEGDCLRPMADVPAFRQNIAAALAREVCKQGRSGIKLRSEQLAEAAGCPSGPEDCRHGCCRSGRSCGCKGGGEEKGEEDEEEEEEEKGEEEEEDEEEEEEEKGEEEEEENGEEDEE